A stretch of DNA from Bacillus sp. Marseille-Q1617:
GGCGGATTTAAGATAAGTTTGGAGTGGAGGAAGCTTGATTTTCATTTAAATGGGAGAGTAGCAAGGAGAAATGGGTGAGAAAGAGGGGAGATATAACTATATTAATATTTATTGTGCCGCATTCAGAATAATTGCGCCTCTTTCTGGATAATTAAGCCACTTTTAGAATGAATGCGCCACTTTTTTCATAATTGAGCAGCTTGTCGAATTTTCATCACTGCCAGGGTCTCACGCATCACCAAAATCGAACTTACTGAAGATTCGTTTCTTCCCAAAATAACAAAAAACCCTGCCCATAAAGAGCAGAGTTTCTTCTTCACAAAGATTAACGAGAGTAGAACTCAACGATAAGAGCTTCGTTAATTTCAGCTGGTAATTCAGAACGCTCAGGAACGCGAGTGAAAGTACCTTCAAGCTTGTCAGCATCGAAAGTCAAGAATTCAGGAACAAAGCTGTTCACTTCAAGAGCTTCTTTGATGATGTCAAGGTTGCGTGACTTTTCACGAACTGAGATTGTTTGTCCAGGTTGTACGCGGAAAGATGGGATATCTACGCGAGATCCATTAACCGTTACGTGACCGTGGTTAACAAGCTGACGAGCTTGACGGCGAGTACGTGCAAGACCTAAACGATAAACAACGTTGTCTAGACGAGACTCAAGTAAAGCCATGAAGTTTTCACCGTGTTTACCTTGTAATTTGCCAGCTTGGTCAAATAGGTTACGGAATTGACGTTCAGTTACTCCGTACATGTGACGAAGTTTTTGCTTTTCTTGAAGTTGTAAACCGTATTCAGAGATTTTCTTGCGTTGGTTAGGACCATGAGGACCTGGAGCGTAAGGACGCTTTTCTAATTCTTTACCCGTACCGCTTAGAGAGATTCCAAGACGACGAGATAATTTCCAACTTGGACCAGTATAACGAGCCATGAGAGACTCCTCCTTTATTGTTTTTATTTTGTTGTAAAATAAAAACACCTGTGAATTAACAATTATGTGTATTTTGTTTTCATGTACCTTCGCCCTAGCAGCAGAGGGTTACAAGATACACCTCAACATAAGAGGAACAAAATACAAACACAAAGGACTTCACTGAAGCTGCATTATTTTACACAAAGAACATTATATGACGTAGAAGAATAGAAGTCAAGGAAGTATTTAAGATTCGTATAGAAAGACGAATCGAGTTTAAAAAATACTTTTTCTTTACTGGATCATTTAAAACCTGCTTGTATCGTCATTCGTCTAATCTAGTGCAGCTTGTCACCAACCCATCTCCATATCATACAATCCGATTCCAGCCTTATGACTTGTTCGTGCCGGGCTAAGTTAATTAAACCTATCCTGATGCCTGCGCAGTATTTACCAAATTTCTGCCTAAATATTGCAATTATTTTCAGTCCTGTGTTTCTTCGTATGTTATAATTAAGAGTGGTAAATACGTTAGTCAGGTGAAGGCTTTTGATAGAAACAAAGCGTGAAAAATACATACGATTTATACTGATTGCCTCATGCATGCTTGTCGTTGCAATCGGTGTTATATATTCTGCACCCTCCCGGGGAGTGGATGATGATGAGAAACCTCTTGCATCCGCGCAGATCCTCAAGAAACAGGACGGCGATCAAAATGCGGTTGCAGCGGTTACCAAAATGGTTGGTGATCAGCAGGTTCTTGTCCTATATGATATTGAAAAAGAAAATAAGTTCCATTTTAACGTGCTTCACACAGCAGCAATGAAGGAACATATCGAGGAAATGAAAATCCATGGGGACGGGGATGGCCTGTGGGTGAAAACCAAGAAAGAAGACTGGATCCTTTTTTCAGATGGTTTGGATGTGCTGACGCAGGCCGAGCAGCCTGAACATGGTCATTCAACCCGTCAATCATTTCGTTATGAGAAAAACGATCATAGAGCCATTGTGGCGATCGATCAACAAGAAGTTGCATTGCAGCTGTCAAAAGAAACAAAGCCATTGGAAATCCATCCGCTGTCTGCTGATGACTCTTTATGGCTCATCGTATATGAGGACGAACTGGTCCTTGCGAAATCCAATTAATAGTAGTTCACAAACCTTTTAGGGTACGGGTGAGGAAATGACCATTCTAACTGATAAATTACATGCTTATAAATCTAAATTATTCGATCTGATTCATGATGGCAGGCCAGGCGTGCTGCTTCAATCAAACTATCTTCATAACTGGCTGGAGTTGTTAAAAGAATGCCTGGGGATCGAAAAAGCTTTCTTATATAATAAAGGAAAGGAAGGATTCAGCCTTCTTCAAAGTACCCAAGGAGGGGAGGCCCCTCCGGTACTGAGTGAGGGCTTCATCAGGAGGTATTTTGAAGACGCTTCACCTTTTGTTAAGAGCTGCAGTGATTCTATTTTTCATTCTGGCTTTCAGTTTCAAACTGATAAAGATGAGGAGTACTTCCTATTGATCCAGGGGCAGGAAGCCATGGAAACGGCTGAAGCGGAATGGCTTTCTTCCTTTTGGAAAGCGAGCGACCAATTTCTGAAGCATGGATCCAGGGTACTGAATGTATATGAAGAAGAAAGGCGTTACCGGGAATTGTTTAAGGTAACGGAAGTTTTCCATTCCAATAGGGATGTACAGACTTTGTTGGTGCAAATTATCGAAACGCTGGGTGAGGTGTTTCCGCAGGATACATTCCAAATCCTTCTATCTAATGACCGGTATGAGTTCGGTTCTCTCCCGATAAAATGCTTCGATTTCGAAAAGGCCAACCCTTTTGCCATGCAGGCTTTTGTAAACGGGAATATAGAGTTGGATGAAGAATCGAGGCTCTATGCCCCATTGAGAGGGAAACAGGGGATTTATGGCGTTTTGGAAGTAGTCACAGGCGCTCATATGCTGTTTACTGAACCAAAAATCGAGTTTATCAAATTGCTTGCTTATACAGCGGGGAGTGCACTGGAGAATGCCAAGCTGTATGAACAGTCGAAAAGGCTGATCAGTGACCTGCAGCTTATCAATGAAACTTCTCATCAATTGAATTTGGAGTCCCGCTTATCCGATACTTTATTATTTTTGAAGAAACAGATTCAGCGGTCATTTCATCCGAGCGCAATCGGATTCGTATTAAATGAAAAGAATGAATCAGTAATTCTCGAGCAGAGCTCTACCGGGTTTTTTACAGAAGAAGGTCAAAAATACATATCTTATGTGAAAGACCGGATTAATAAGGAACGGGATTCGATCTTTCTGGGAGACGTCAGTGACCGGATTGCTGCACCTGATTATTTATCTCTTATGGCGGTGCCGATGACCCAAAATGAAAAGCTGATAGGTTTCTGTGTCGTTCTTCATACCGAGGCGTATATGTTTTCGTTTGATATGTACAAACTCTTGCAGTCTTTTATTCATCATTCAGCCCTTGCAATCACGAATGCGACACTTAGGGAAGAACTTGAGCATCTCGTCATTACCGACCATATGACGAAATTGTATGCCCGGCATTACCTTGATGAAAAAATGGAAGCGGCGATGAAAAAAGATGAATTAGGTACGCTGTTGTTGATCGACATTGATGACTTTAAATCGGTAAATGATAATTACGGCCATCAGATCGGGGATGAAGTCCTGATCCAGGTAGCCGACCTCCTTAAAGATCAAGCAGGAGAGAGTGGACTGGCCGCACGCTGGGGTGGAGAAGAAATGGCTGTTTATCTGCCGCTCGTTGAACGAAAAGCTGCGCTTGCCATAGCTGAAGCCATTGTGGAAGTGACTGCCTTTAAAACACAGCCAAGGGTTACACTTTCATGCGGGCTTTCATCATGGGGAAAGCATGACAGCGCCGGCCCTGAATCAGTAAAGGAATTAGTCAAGAAAGCGGATGAAGCTCTTTATATAGCAAAAAATCATGGGAAAAATCAAGTGGTGGAAGACCTGGATAACCGTCTTCTGACAAGATAATCAATATGAAAAACGGCGGCTTTCAGAGTAACGGGTTCTGTTTTAAGGTACAAACAATAAAAAACATTGGAAAAGGGAAGCAAATCGTAATGATTCTGCAACCCTTTTTTATTGGATATAACAAACTTTTTAAGGAATTCGGGTTCTAATTTTTATATTATGAGGTAAATCCTTATTAAACTAAAGAACAGGTTATATCTTTAGTTACTCTATAAAGGATAAGATATCTAAGTAACTAATTACCAACTATAAGGGGAAATTTTCCCGTTAATCTGCTGAAGCTCGCTTGGATAGGGGTAAATAAAGGGAAAAATTCCTTCTAATCTTGCACAGATCCCCAATTTTAATGTTTTTCAAGTAAATAGAAGTACATTTTCCCTTTATTTTAACTGTTTTCAGTTCCATTTCTTCATTAGGGGAAATTTCTCCCCTTATTTAAT
This window harbors:
- the rpsD gene encoding 30S ribosomal protein S4; translated protein: MARYTGPSWKLSRRLGISLSGTGKELEKRPYAPGPHGPNQRKKISEYGLQLQEKQKLRHMYGVTERQFRNLFDQAGKLQGKHGENFMALLESRLDNVVYRLGLARTRRQARQLVNHGHVTVNGSRVDIPSFRVQPGQTISVREKSRNLDIIKEALEVNSFVPEFLTFDADKLEGTFTRVPERSELPAEINEALIVEFYSR
- a CDS encoding sensor domain-containing diguanylate cyclase, translating into MTILTDKLHAYKSKLFDLIHDGRPGVLLQSNYLHNWLELLKECLGIEKAFLYNKGKEGFSLLQSTQGGEAPPVLSEGFIRRYFEDASPFVKSCSDSIFHSGFQFQTDKDEEYFLLIQGQEAMETAEAEWLSSFWKASDQFLKHGSRVLNVYEEERRYRELFKVTEVFHSNRDVQTLLVQIIETLGEVFPQDTFQILLSNDRYEFGSLPIKCFDFEKANPFAMQAFVNGNIELDEESRLYAPLRGKQGIYGVLEVVTGAHMLFTEPKIEFIKLLAYTAGSALENAKLYEQSKRLISDLQLINETSHQLNLESRLSDTLLFLKKQIQRSFHPSAIGFVLNEKNESVILEQSSTGFFTEEGQKYISYVKDRINKERDSIFLGDVSDRIAAPDYLSLMAVPMTQNEKLIGFCVVLHTEAYMFSFDMYKLLQSFIHHSALAITNATLREELEHLVITDHMTKLYARHYLDEKMEAAMKKDELGTLLLIDIDDFKSVNDNYGHQIGDEVLIQVADLLKDQAGESGLAARWGGEEMAVYLPLVERKAALAIAEAIVEVTAFKTQPRVTLSCGLSSWGKHDSAGPESVKELVKKADEALYIAKNHGKNQVVEDLDNRLLTR